A window of Dysidea avara chromosome 1, odDysAvar1.4, whole genome shotgun sequence genomic DNA:
ggccatggtacatgtatggtttaacttaaatgtaccatggccagccagggtttgtAAGATATGTATCCTGAattttgcctttgaagttaggtggcttcatggtacatactgggatataaaatagttataccCTCCCAGTACACCCGGACTATATCTTAACACCCTGGTCCTCAGCATTGCCTCAGACTTGCAGTGATAACTACAATATTGTCCTCGTACTGGGATATACGTAGTAATAACatgcagtacatacatacatatagtttTTTACCAAAAGGACACCAGGCAAGCGTTGGGTACGTACATCTTGTGGTTCACCATAAGCTTGTTGGTTATCAGTGGTTACTGTGTATTTGCCCTTTGGCTCCTCATCATAGTACATATCACCTGTTGAGTTGATCCTATACCTGTGTCCTAAATCACAGAATGCATAAGTCATGACAAACAACATATATACTATATGTGTATTCAAATAAATGTCATGCAGCACGGTAGCACCGGGATCAGCACCTTCTTACAAAAAACATagacctaaaaccagccttcatggtgccttgacattcttggttaggtataatcaagcatAAAAATGCCTTCAttacaacctgaaatgctttcaatagattgctacaaaaaattattcagtggaattttctactgactgactgcctgaagacaagcataacttgataacagctaaggctacgggcttgaatttttcactgtttcagTCCCTTTTggtggcataccacagtacagtaGGACTTTGATTATCtaaacagtataagtgactgctctatcagagtatttcgccattaggtgaacgttctaatagagtaagtgtgcgttctattagagtaattgaataaAACTCTGTACATAAATGAATGGACTTCATTTAaccgaacaaattcacttatctgaacacttttatgattgaactggcacacatgTGTTTGAATacggaggtcctactgtacttataatgcatgcttcatggaccccatttatctttgcaaggtgtcaattcgcagtACAGTTGCgttatggcttccctacatttgtaacaaGAATTGTCCTAGTTTTCCACTGTGACTGGATTatttgcagaggtccttctcatagtgttcttcctttgtaatgctgtgtaatgggctgaacataacagatgaagtatatatataatggccactttgcaaTTGATAGTTGTGGTGCGCagtcagatgaaaacaatacgCTTGACACCATTCTTTTTTGTAATGCAGTATGCacaggtttaccagtcataataataaaaaataaacaaagAGTTACATGTAGAAGAAAAAACtagggatcaaaggaaaaaaaaggggaggttgtctacacctgaagatatacgattaattgatccctacttcagtcataccCTTGTTATATTAATGTCATTATGATGTACAGGCTACAAGTACTACAGCACATATTGCAGATGACAGACTTACTCTTTTTCTGGCTCTCCACACAACACAATACCACTATCACAATGGTGGTGATGGCAATTATTAATGTCAGACTACACACCACCGCAATGATAACAGTTGTTTTCTTAtccgatgatgatgatgatgaactagcagctatgtatgtacatagaaCATAAATGTAAACACACAAGAATATCTGTCTCAGGAAGACTGCCAGTTACTAAGAATAACACGTACGTAGGTGAAGCCATGATAAAGAAACTTGGCACAAAATGCTCTAACAGAATTATTAGCAGAAAAAACAGTCGTTTTGTCAAAGGACTTTGCAAATCTGTGCTTGTGTAAAACACTGAAATGCACAACTACATCAACCAAATACATAAGATCACTACTATGTTAAGTACCTGTCATTCTAGCTGGTGAATTAGTGGCAGTGAAGATCACAGGGTTACTCCAGTCACTTAATCCTCCACTATTACCAGCCCTTACTCTAACACGATACCTTTGACCAGTTGACATTCCAGTGAGATTGACCATCAGGTTTCTTGTTCTGAATACAACTGCTCCTGTCCAGTCATCTGTCTCTTTGACAACTTCAACAACATAAAATGTTGCAGGTAGTGTCTTGACAGAATTAGTAGACCACGAAACAACACTGTACTTCACCTTTACCAGTGTTGGTGCTTCAGGAGGATCTAACAGAATACACATAAATACAATACAGGCGTCTAAATATACCATTGTAAATCCTCCATTTAGCagtcacctctttacaaagggCGTGAATGTgtagctaaggtatacttcattAATAGGATCTAACTTATTTTAAAAGCCATATCACATAGATACAAAATCAAAGAAACAAAATATTACTGTCCTCATGTTGTTTACTATATTcacaaaatatttacaaaagcatgttCAGTATTTTTATGTGCTGAATCCAGTGTGTATCGTTATGCCCATCAGTATGCTACACCTGCAGgtataccagtggacatttaatccctacttcagtcatgggattaaatgtccactactatatctgcaggtgtaggtgacctccacttgtttccttacttctTTTCTATGATACCAAATCGAGCTTAAAATTCCCAACTTTTCTTTATAGTTGTTTGTTTACTCTTTTTTCATATCTGTAAATAAGAAATTAGAAAGTGTTAACCACTAAAGTCATTCAGCTATATTGACTGAATCAATATAAACCCAGGCAATGTCTAATCTGGCAGCGTCcaccccttcgcataaagaggaaggatctggtcactctagcattcaaaatttgtagtgtGTTACAGAAAACAGGTAACACCAAATATAGAGTTACCATAGATACTGTAACATGTGGAAGAATTTGTCACAAAGTTTTGTAAGTATGCGTTAAGATTATAGTCAAAAATAGGGTATTCTATAGAAGAGCAAAAGGTGGAGGTAGTAAAGAGTCTTGTAATTGGAactgatgtactcatgatgctGCCTAAAGAATATGGTAATGTAAGTACCTACAGGGGTATAGCTGCATTAGCAGCCGTTTATTATCCAGATTTAAAAACTACTTACGTCATGCTATTCTTGTAATGACACTGCTTAATTACATTCCTTTGTCACAACTCCATTATGCTAGAGtaaccagacccttcctctttatgcaAAGGGGTGGGTGCTGCCAGACTAGGCAATGTGAACGTGGAAAGCAATCATTACAAACTCAGATATTTACACATTTGAATAATTTTCAACTAATTTCTTGCTAAAAGTTCAAGGTACACTCAAGAACCTTCACACTGTACCAATAGGAGATTGTGCAAGTTTCACCtaatacacatgtatacatacatacactgtatttcaCTAACATGGACTGGTGGTAGTTTCTTCTGACCATCCCATACCACTGTCACCACTGCTACTATGAGCTACCACACTAAACCAGTAACTAGTTCCTGGTATTAGATCCTTCACCAAATATGATCTGTGTTGTACCgtttcactgtatagtactAGTTCTCCTACACTGTTTAGGTCTGTTGACATCCTCAATGAGTATCTCAGTAAGGGATGCCCCCCATCATCTTCAACCTTCCATGACACTCGAATGGAATTCATACTGATTGTTTCTGTTCTGACAACTGGTATAGAAGGAACTAAAAAAGGACACACACAAAATTAAGTGGGCaaacaatattattttgtgacTACGAGTGTTCCAACTTACacgtatgtgtatgtatgtatgtatgtatgtatgtatgtatgtatgtatgtatgtatgtacgtacgtacgtacgtacgtacgtacgtacgtacgtacgtacgtacgtacgtatgtatgtatgtatgtatgtatgtatgtacagtgtacaatataagggaaaattatttctcggacagaatggccaatcaaaagtaaatttgattggccatttctgaaattgcatggccataagatagaggtgtactatcctagtgtgcgaagcacaccccgcagtgcaaagcacaagccttctaggggggtctgggggcatgcccccccaggaaatttttggaaaaggATCACtcagattgaatctgagactacTTTCAGCTAtttatcactgaactttatgcacatgcattttacagagaattaattgtttattagtaatacatgtacaaaatttgtgttgctgcatacatattttactatgaatcaatgtattgtacagccagtttgtagacttagctaGGCTAAATGCATTGTTACAAGTAGTgttgagtcagcacagattgaattatcaactagctattgctaaagtttctcttgtgaatagcaatagatcaaaacttactctcgaactttccgtgtgcagaacacttttatcgcatgactttcattccactttctccagccactgcatctctacagattataaccacgaaatggccatcttatacttaatatcgtacctccacttcgcaaacattactttcttttcttctcttggaaggcgccactcgtgtagtcagtgtactgatcgcttcttcacaacatcgacagtaacccacaatcaataatttGGGTAAATATgaggtgcagtgctctagcttacgcatgcgcatcGAGTCGATGCTTCGAAGGGATCGAGACTTCACGTAGTgattaaatagcttcggtaaggaaagttaacgatacgacaataataataactataataatacatgttataaagactaataataaagaattacagttgtaaaaaatttgatcggcacaaatggccaaccaacggctacattgatcggtcaacagcatcacttggtcggaaaatggccgagggccgaccgttatattgtactctgatgtatgtatgtatgtatgtatgtatgtatgtatgtatcactattagggctgagcgatactaccgttttagcgatatatcgcgatattttgaaagtatcgatatcgcgatactTTGTTATTAattatcgtgataccatgcttGTACATTACtatcattaaaaatccatttgttatgcagtagttggctaagaatccttgtaaatgataaagacCACctatctggtttcccctgcagagaggtgtgaacaccataacagcctcaaagcatgtgttacaataactgttactgtaaacaaggatgatagtggctagtttgctatcacctataaggacttcctgcaggaatgctaagcaatacattatgtggcaccagctatgattgacttatttgtaagtatcgtgaactattcagttcgtgaatagtggctttagtatcgatcgtgatactaaaatggcagtatcgctcagtcCTAATCAGTATGTATGTAATCAGTATGTAAGTTTTACAATGGTTACCTGTTGTGAGTGTAGTTGCTGATATTTCTTCACAAGGTCCTTTTCCTTCCTTGTTACCCAAGCATACACTGAAAACATACTCTGTGCCCTTGGCCAGATTCTCAATGACAACACTAGTCTCATTGCGGATTATCAGTTCATTCATTAAACGCTTATGCCTGTGCATATAAGtcttgtactgtacatatgtgtacCAAATAGTTCCTACACTGGAGTTGAACATTGGAATCTGTAATAGTATAATATACATTGTCCTAAGTAAATCAGCCTCATAACTCTTTTAagtttaataattatttaactaCATGTAATAACAATAACTACAATTTTCCCATTTGGCTTAGCAGGTGTTCAACAACTGAAAACGATGTTGCAGGTAGGGGTGTGTGATAATGAAGTTTTTATTATTGCGATAATGTACCTCAATATCATGATTATCACGATACTTGACTACAAACTAAATATCAATTAGATACTGTAAATGTCTCTAATAAATTATCATCGTGTCACTCATTATGCAGTTGTGCTTGTTTTATAGCTATATCTGGAAACCAGTATCATGACAAAACATTAAAAGTATTCGTTAGAATTATACCTAGAATTGTAGCATTTTTGGCCACGTGCAGTTTACAGAAGTATCCAGAAATTTCTTATTATCATGATAATGCGATAttgaaaattttcacaataacGACTTTTCACGATAATCGATTATTCACAATTATCGAACAGCACTAGTTGCAAGCCTTGTACTGAAAATGACATTGCAGCCTTGCAGGCTATCCAGAATAGTATACCTCTACAAATTGCCTGTCCCTTTCTTATGTGTatgatcagtgttgggagtaacgcgttatgtaatattgttacttttgtggtaactaagtaatataatgaaatacgctataaaaacaggtaatataactctagttacttacttacaaatgtaacgggttacctaagtaatatagttactgtaacgaatctaatattacgtaatattattactacaagtaacgaagttactaatctcgttagtattccactgagtaacacctagccacaacaaagtaatgaagcctactgaatgaagcttattcaccagcttcttacttataaccaagctttgcacattgtccaacaacacaattatgtcacgtgataaggtggtagttccACACGTGATAGCTTAaggttgtggacacaaagtaatgtaatattattatagttactttttttaatgggtaatatgtaactgtaactaaatagttcagttgcaagtaatatgtaatatgtaactagttacttttaaaaaataacttgcccaacactgtgtatGATGGACAACAGCTTAGCAGCTTTGTCTAGAGGATTTGTGTaagaaaacacgatagacaaactataaaatcATTGAAGAGATACTTCCTTGCATAATTTGTACACCTGTAATTTACAGTGGTTTGTTTGAGATATGCTTCTTAGCAGTGCATTGTAATGCAATATAATTAGTTAATTACGAAATAAGtttaattacaatacaaaatatCTATATACGTTATTACAAAACAAAGACTAATTAGCTAGTTTCATGGTATTATTTTGTAATGAATACATTGTTGATTTAGTCCCTACACAACGCTGCACTGTATTCATTTTATACCAAGGGTAGTATTAACTGGGCATCTGGCTTTTTAGAACTAGAACTTATCTATCCATTTTTCCAAAGGTTCAAACCTGGGCCATCTATGACTTGTTGGGAGATGACCGGACAGATACATACCAACAGAACTCATGACAAAGTCTGGAGACTGGACAAAACCTGGTCAGATTGCAAGGATGTTTGACCATAATGaagacacacatgtacagtatatacagtgtCACATCAATCAAATGAGTATAGTCCCTAGGTTGCTATGAGATTTTGTACATTCTTGTTACCCAAGGGTGTGACCACTAATGTACCTATGTTGCAGTATTGAAACTACATAACAGCATGTGATATACGCACATGTAAGTATTGTATGTTTTGCTATGTATGCAATTTCATGTAAGTGGACACAATGGAATGGGCTATGATCTTCTAAATGTCCAGTAATATAGGTAATTGTCTGGCCAATGCCGGATAGCCAGGGCATTGTGACTGTACAGCATATCCTAAGCTCTGACATTTAAAGGAAGCAATCCTAGAGTGATGATATCTGGTCACTGAGGAGGATCACATGAGATATTATCGAGAAGACAATTATAAGATAGTGAAAGCATTGATAAGATATTAAGGAACTGATTGATTGAGCCTTATTTTGGACAACCTGAAGACTTGATACTTTGCAATCATAGTAATCACGAACAACTTTCTTATCTGCACCTTTAGCTTCAACTCACATTACCGGATACAGCTTTGGTAAGGCAAACGCACCTTCTCAGAGTGCTTAGTGACGGAACTGCATGTGATCCTTGCAAAATCATATGACAATATTTTTATCATGGCACCAAAATATTAACTTTCAGGCTTCAGCGAATTACCCCAAAaacactaaaattaattttataaaaacCCGACATGTATATGTGTAGGAATTAGTACTGCAAAAATACACAATTGCTAACCTCCCAGCTAATGTTGACTGAGGTACTACTGATTAACATCACATTTACATTACTAGGAGGGGATGGTGGTGAAAGTGAAAGAGTAAAAAATTCTGCTGCTTCACTAAAGTTTCCAACTCCAACTCCATTCTCAGCCATAACTTGGTACCAATATAAAGTGTTTGGCAGGAGATGTGTTAATAAGACCATCGGTTCAGTAGAATTGACAGTAAACTAGATTTAAAGAAACACACAGCGTATGCCAAAGTATGTataagcaagagtacataataaaaatagggagggagagtgtctaactgccaatgAATAAACAACAATCtttgaacaaattaacacttttactgatgatagagatctgttgataggtgCTGAGTgttgttgataggtgttgaataaGGTAAAATTTTTGTTCTACTGATGTGTGGATGTTCTATACTATGCAGTAATTGTGGCTGAAAGTGTCCTAGTTAGACACTTTCCATCCCtatgtttattatgtactcttggtatagCAGTTAGTGTATTATTTGGTTTCACAGTTTATGGATGTTTCTATTCTTTACCATATTTAGCtatgcatacacacacgcacacacaaactcaCATTGACATCACTATTCCACACAAAGATGTGATACATCACAACTGGATCGTTACCATCAAACACAACTACCCATGATACTTGAGCCTCATATGCTGACAGTGACAATAATGAGAGTTGATCAGGGGGGTGTGGTGGTCCTGTGTAACAGTAATACATAGTTTTATGAGCTGCAAATGTATAGTATGTATATTGAGTACATATTATATGAGGAGTGTTCTGTATTTGCAACCAGTCATGTAATCTATGACAAACATTCATAGTGAAAACAGATGAACGTTTAGACAAAAAATTTGTCACAGAATTTTCATGTAAAGCAtaaagtttaaggaaaaattagaaattttaagttcgattagggatcatagaaaaaaaaggtagggaaacaaggcaggtcgcctacacctgcagatacactagtgaacatttaatccctacttcagtctataaccaagactgaattagggattaaatattcactagtatatctgcaggtataggcgacctgccttgtttccctacctttattttctatgatccctaatcgaacttaaaatttctaattttccttaaacttgtttgcttacttttttgtaacattattatgactggtgaacccacgcatcaaaagaaaggatggcacctgaattaatgttttcatctgaatgcgtgccccagctatcaaaaactgcttcaaaagtggtcattacgcttcaccttcagctatgttcagcctattACACAGCGCTAAagacgaaaaacagtagaaggaAGTTCCTCTGCAACAATCTAGTCACCTCGAAACTGATAAGATGAtccgtgccccccccccccccccccaattatcaattactgcccCAAAagtatgcttcgctttcagctatgttaagCTCGtcacacagcgttacaaacgaaaaacagtgttagaattgtctctgcaatcagtccattcaccacggaaaatatggacgattcctgtttacaaacgtGCTgttgggaagccatgcatcacacCACTGCGAATCCAGCAACACctcaaaaagaaatgggacacacaggaggacaaaggtaagtccaagatgcatgcattgtacgttctgcggtatgccaaaaggcacgtgtcaggatgaagtgatgtcgaacagtgaaaaatcaagcccatagccttagccgttatcaagttacgcttacCTGCctggcagttagtcagtagaaaatttcattgaatatatatatttttaaatttcgtaactatttattggaagcctttggGATTGGCAcctttgggcttggctgtgcctaaccaatactgccaaggtgccaggatggagttgtgaagctggtttttgggtgaattttttacccaaatctccatgatccctaatatacagtactactatactgtatgatcatGCAGGTTGTGTGACTGTACTAGAATGTACAAATGGCAACATGTTTAATGCAGAAAGATAATTCCCAGAAAGTGTTACTCTAACAGCTATTACATCAGATGTGGGATAATACTACAGCTGAGGTGCAGAACTGTTGGATATTTTGGTGGTACAGGTGTAGTATGTATTGGAAGGTATGGAATGATCTTAAGCTGAGGTGGAACTGCTAGTTTTTTGGGTATCATATAGTAAGGGGCTAATGGGGTTCTAAGTGATGGATACTTTGAAAGGCATGGGATCAGCCGACACTTTAGGAGTGTATGACTGCAGGAAGGTGGAGGACTTTGTTTGGCATACCTGTATTATTATGTAGCACTACTGAATGAATTTATAACACATAAATTGTGTCATAAACACACAAGAGTCATGACAGGTATAGTGCTATTCTTTCAGGTAGTCTGTAAAGAGTAGAGTAGTTCATTTCAATATGACAAAACTTCAGTGGTACACCAACTAGGAAAACAGAGGGTTATAGTTGACTTGTCTTCTCCTCAGTGTCAATGATAGGAATTGTGTTCCCTGAGCTACATGTCAGTCACTGAGGTTCTTCCCATATCCCTCCTGCTTGTGACAACACAGGATGCTGCATGCAGTTGCTTACAGGATAGGATTTCTCCCTAGCCAATATATACCTTTGCCAAAATCTCTGCACAGTTGTCAGGCTGTGGACATGGAAAGAGGCTTTGGATGTGACTTCCATCTACCACAAGTACTGCATATTGGTGAATAAGTTGTGGTTCTATGATAGTCCCAACAGTTGTTATACTTACAATTTTGAATGAATAAGCACGTGAACGTAAAATTATACATTATGGTAGTAACTGTACAGTAAGGACCAtggctttcttgcccaaccaaATTCAATCTTACTTTTTCATTTTGTAACAGCTTGGCAATATTATAGCCAAGACCATACACGTATTCTttacccttccaaaaagtttctatgaaatttcaaagaaaaattatttcactaaaaattttctactaactgactgactgactacacATCTGTcagactgatgcctccagccagcATAACTCGAATGCTACAAgcttgatcttttcactgtttgacatcactttggcttgagacatgccttttcatcaacagcagcagctacaatgcacacatcatggacctacactgtacttttgtcctcctttgtattgtattatattgTATTTGTGCTCCATTTCTTTCCCTACTATCATGTAGGCATTGATACATTGGTGGTAATTCATGGCTTTGCAGTgctttattttctgtagtgtgttgcagaggtacttcttgtactgttctttgcttgCAACACTTTACACCTGTATACCGAATGGAACATAGCTAGAGCTAAAGCAAAATGCCCAATTCCTTCGATACGGTATGTGATAGTAATGAATTATGAATGctacaaaagtaaacaaacaaatgtaaggAAATTTTAGTAAAGATCAAAGATCAAAAAGCAATGAAAGCAGGGATGTCATGATCATCTACATCTGCAGCTACTCTAGcgaacatttaattcctacttcaatACTAGCTATTTGAAaggctgaagtaggaattaaatataTTTGCAGGTGAAGATAACCTCAGTTGTTTCATAGCTTTTTTTTatctgtgatccctacttaaacgtaAATTTCTAATTCTCCTaacacttgtatgtatgtattgtatgcatatacacaaCAGCTCACCTTTCACTACCACCTGGAATGCTAGGGAGCGTTCAATCACTGAGTTACTGGCACTACATACATACTGGCCAGAGTGTTTATACTCTATTGTGCCATTTAGTTGTATTGTAGAAATAGCTGCCGTATTAGTAATTCTTGTCTCATTCAATACAGTCCCATTAAAGGGAACATCCCACCACATTTTGTGTACTGCAGGATATCCTTCAGCCACACAGGTGAATATAATCTGATCAGGGTTACCCAGTTTGGTCACAACATTTGCATCTCCTCTGTTTGTGATATAAATGTCTATAAGTAGAATTAACATATGtgaatactgtacatacatctGTAGCTAGATACTTCAGTTAACAATATTTTCACTGTTCTGTGTAAACCTGTGACGTTTATATCCTGGAAACAGAGTCAGTACCTCACTATACTTTAGACATCCTTGGAAACATTTAGGCCTAAATTTTTTTCTCCCAAACCTCAAACATGTTTGCTGACATTATTTGTCCTCAGCACTGAAACTGATTCCAAACATTTTGACTATAAATAAATACATCTTCTTTGATATAGAATTTATAGTACAAGAGGCAACAAATGGAATGACAGAACATTTGTCACATGTTTGCATTACAAACTTACAAGTCACAGTCAGTATCCCATATCCCATAGCAACATTATCACCAATAGTTACAGTACAGCTGTAG
This region includes:
- the LOC136259651 gene encoding cell adhesion molecule DSCAM-like isoform X5, coding for MDWCTVQPVVANVTVAEGDNTELTCDVGTTLQVPLEFQWFRNGVMLEDERFTELYFESVTGSQSGNYSCTVTIGDNVAMGYGILTVTYIYITNRGDANVVTKLGNPDQIIFTCVAEGYPAVHKMWWDVPFNGTVLNETRITNTAAISTIQLNGTIEYKHSGQYVCSASNSVIERSLAFQVVVKGPPHPPDQLSLLSLSAYEAQVSWVVVFDGNDPVVMYHIFVWNSDVNFTVNSTEPMVLLTHLLPNTLYWYQVMAENGVGVGNFSEAAEFFTLSLSPPSPPSNVNVMLISSTSVNISWEIPMFNSSVGTIWYTYVQYKTYMHRHKRLMNELIIRNETSVVIENLAKGTEYVFSVCLGNKEGKGPCEEISATTLTTVPSIPVVRTETISMNSIRVSWKVEDDGGHPLLRYSLRMSTDLNSVGELVLYSETVQHRSYLVKDLIPGTSYWFSVVAHSSSGDSGMGWSEETTTSPYPPEAPTLVKVKYSVVSWSTNSVKTLPATFYVVEVVKETDDWTGAVVFRTRNLMVNLTGMSTGQRYRVRVRAGNSGGLSDWSNPVIFTATNSPARMTAASSSSSSSDKKTTVIIAVVCSLTLIIAITTIVIVVLCCVESQKKRHRYRINSTGDMYYDEEPKGKYTVTTDNQQAYGEPQDVRTQRLPGVLLVVDKPTPQPQQIDTGTHEPGIETRPSIMRVQITAAETTDV
- the LOC136259651 gene encoding cell adhesion molecule DSCAM-like isoform X1, with product MEKLGVLIVFAGALLWSVASAQDRLLIPGDQFRLVEESSHVLLTCTTPDNSPTVCSVGWLKDVGSRVQNDSHYTLYCNGSLLIRDITRELIGDGAPFRCYDGSGVYRDSEPVLVMFKLQPVVANVTVAEGDNTELTCDVGTTLQVPLEFQWFRNGVMLEDERFTELYFESVTGSQSGNYSCTVTIGDNVAMGYGILTVTYIYITNRGDANVVTKLGNPDQIIFTCVAEGYPAVHKMWWDVPFNGTVLNETRITNTAAISTIQLNGTIEYKHSGQYVCSASNSVIERSLAFQVVVKGPPHPPDQLSLLSLSAYEAQVSWVVVFDGNDPVVMYHIFVWNSDVNFTVNSTEPMVLLTHLLPNTLYWYQVMAENGVGVGNFSEAAEFFTLSLSPPSPPSNVNVMLISSTSVNISWEIPMFNSSVGTIWYTYVQYKTYMHRHKRLMNELIIRNETSVVIENLAKGTEYVFSVCLGNKEGKGPCEEISATTLTTVPSIPVVRTETISMNSIRVSWKVEDDGGHPLLRYSLRMSTDLNSVGELVLYSETVQHRSYLVKDLIPGTSYWFSVVAHSSSGDSGMGWSEETTTSPYPPEAPTLVKVKYSVVSWSTNSVKTLPATFYVVEVVKETDDWTGAVVFRTRNLMVNLTGMSTGQRYRVRVRAGNSGGLSDWSNPVIFTATNSPARMTAASSSSSSSDKKTTVIIAVVCSLTLIIAITTIVIVVLCCVESQKKRHRYRINSTGDMYYDEEPKGKYTVTTDNQQAYGEPQDVRTQRLPGVLLVVDKPTPQPQQIDTGTHEPGIETRPSIMRVQITAAETTDV
- the LOC136259651 gene encoding cell adhesion molecule DSCAM-like isoform X4 — translated: MCNCIHELLNVFEDSAQLQPVVANVTVAEGDNTELTCDVGTTLQVPLEFQWFRNGVMLEDERFTELYFESVTGSQSGNYSCTVTIGDNVAMGYGILTVTYIYITNRGDANVVTKLGNPDQIIFTCVAEGYPAVHKMWWDVPFNGTVLNETRITNTAAISTIQLNGTIEYKHSGQYVCSASNSVIERSLAFQVVVKGPPHPPDQLSLLSLSAYEAQVSWVVVFDGNDPVVMYHIFVWNSDVNFTVNSTEPMVLLTHLLPNTLYWYQVMAENGVGVGNFSEAAEFFTLSLSPPSPPSNVNVMLISSTSVNISWEIPMFNSSVGTIWYTYVQYKTYMHRHKRLMNELIIRNETSVVIENLAKGTEYVFSVCLGNKEGKGPCEEISATTLTTVPSIPVVRTETISMNSIRVSWKVEDDGGHPLLRYSLRMSTDLNSVGELVLYSETVQHRSYLVKDLIPGTSYWFSVVAHSSSGDSGMGWSEETTTSPYPPEAPTLVKVKYSVVSWSTNSVKTLPATFYVVEVVKETDDWTGAVVFRTRNLMVNLTGMSTGQRYRVRVRAGNSGGLSDWSNPVIFTATNSPARMTAASSSSSSSDKKTTVIIAVVCSLTLIIAITTIVIVVLCCVESQKKRHRYRINSTGDMYYDEEPKGKYTVTTDNQQAYGEPQDVRTQRLPGVLLVVDKPTPQPQQIDTGTHEPGIETRPSIMRVQITAAETTDV
- the LOC136259651 gene encoding cell adhesion molecule DSCAM-like isoform X3; the protein is MEKLGVLIVFAGALLWSVASAQDRLLIPGDQFRLVEESSHVLLTCTTPDNSPTVCSVGWLKDVGSRVQNDSHYTLYCNGSLLIRDITRELIGDGAPFRCYDGSGVYRDSEPVLVMFKLQPVVANVTVAEGDNTELTCDVGTTLQVPLEFQWFRNGVMLEDERFTELYFESVTGSQSGNYSCTVTIGDNVAMGYGILTVTYIYITNRGDANVVTKLGNPDQIIFTCVAEGYPAVHKMWWDVPFNGTVLNETRITNTAAISTIQLNGTIEYKHSGQYVCSASNSVIERSLAFQVVVKGPPHPPDQLSLLSLSAYEAQVSWVVVFDGNDPVVMYHIFVWNSDVNFTVNSTEPMVLLTHLLPNTLYWYQVMAENGVGVGNFSEAAEFFTLSLSPPSPPSNVNVMLISSTSVNISWEIPMFNSSVGTIWYTYVQYKTYMHRHKRLMNELIIRNETSVVIENLAKGTEYVFSVCLGNKEGKGPCEEISATTLTTVPSIPVVRTETISMNSIRVSWKVEDDGGHPLLRYSLRMSTDLNSVGELVLYSETVQHRSYLVKDLIPGTSYWFSVVAHSSSGDSGMGWSEETTTSPYPPEAPTLVKVKYSVVSWSTNSVKTLPATFYVVEVVKETDDWTGAVVFRTRNLMVNLTGMSTGQRYRVRVRAGNSGGLSDWSNPVIFTATNSPARMTAASSSSSSSDKKTTVIIAVVCSLTLIIAITTIVIVVLCCVESQKKRHRYRINSTGDMYYDEEPKGKYTVTTDNQQAYGEPQDGSHCTTVNQHIELSAKRNGTQRGQWW